Proteins from a genomic interval of Clostridium sp. AN503:
- the dhaK gene encoding dihydroxyacetone kinase subunit DhaK — protein sequence MKKIINKPMDVVSESLQGMELAHPELEYTPGAEVISRREKGDKVAVISGGGAGHEPAHAGYVGKGMLDAAVAGNVFSSPSPDRIGAAIEKMDAGKGVLLVIKNYSGDIMNFGMAADLAEAEDVEVESVVVKDDVAVPDSTYSTGRRGIAGTVFVHKIAGAMAERGGSLKEVKAAAEKAIANIRSMGMAMTPCTLPAVGKPGFVLGDDEIEIGMGIHGEPGVERTNIKSAKEVAEILLEKILADYDYSGSEAAVLVNGLGGTPLMELYILNMEIQKLLKEKNICAYKTLVGNYMTAIDMTGCSLTLMKLDDELKTLLDEPCDTPAWKMN from the coding sequence ATGAAGAAGATAATCAACAAACCGATGGATGTGGTGTCGGAATCCCTTCAGGGGATGGAGCTGGCGCATCCGGAACTGGAGTATACGCCGGGAGCGGAGGTGATCTCCAGAAGAGAAAAGGGAGACAAGGTAGCGGTCATTTCCGGAGGAGGCGCCGGGCATGAGCCTGCACACGCGGGCTATGTGGGAAAAGGAATGCTGGATGCCGCCGTGGCAGGCAATGTATTCTCATCTCCAAGTCCGGACCGGATCGGCGCGGCCATCGAGAAAATGGATGCAGGGAAAGGCGTGCTGCTGGTTATTAAGAACTATTCGGGGGATATCATGAATTTCGGCATGGCTGCCGACCTGGCGGAAGCGGAAGATGTTGAGGTGGAGAGCGTTGTGGTGAAAGACGATGTGGCTGTCCCGGACAGCACCTATTCCACAGGGAGACGCGGGATCGCAGGAACGGTGTTCGTACATAAGATCGCCGGAGCGATGGCTGAGCGGGGCGGAAGCCTTAAGGAGGTCAAAGCGGCGGCAGAGAAAGCCATAGCCAATATCCGCAGCATGGGGATGGCGATGACCCCGTGCACACTACCGGCAGTGGGAAAGCCGGGATTTGTCTTGGGCGATGATGAGATCGAGATCGGAATGGGCATCCATGGGGAGCCGGGAGTAGAGCGGACCAATATCAAGAGCGCAAAAGAAGTGGCGGAGATTCTTCTGGAAAAAATATTAGCCGATTATGATTACAGCGGATCAGAGGCGGCTGTCCTGGTCAATGGCCTTGGCGGTACGCCGCTGATGGAACTGTACATCCTGAATATGGAGATACAGAAATTATTGAAAGAAAAAAATATCTGCGCCTACAAGACACTGGTGGGCAACTATATGACAGCAATCGATATGACGGGGTGTTCCCTCACATTGATGAAGCTGGATGACGAATTGAAGACATTGTTAGATGAACCGTGCGATACCCCGGCATGGAAAATGAACTGA
- the dhaL gene encoding dihydroxyacetone kinase subunit DhaL encodes MGFELTSRDYAEYIRRAYSLIHENGEYVTELDSATGDGDHWSNINMGFEKLVERSEELAKLPVSDALKEIGKTMMAVIGGSSGVLYGSAYLAAAKAVKGRETLDGQGVCDVLEAMLNAIMSRGQAQEGWKTMIDSLAPAVKAYKAALAEGKDEKEICGLVKRAAIDGAENTKNMEAVRGRATYQANKGLGHLDPGAVTMSYQISTLMDCIEEKL; translated from the coding sequence ATGGGATTTGAACTTACGAGCAGAGATTATGCGGAATATATCCGCCGTGCATACAGCCTGATTCACGAAAATGGGGAATATGTCACAGAACTGGATTCGGCAACCGGTGACGGAGACCACTGGTCCAATATCAATATGGGATTTGAAAAGCTGGTGGAGCGGTCGGAGGAGCTGGCAAAACTGCCGGTAAGTGATGCGCTGAAAGAGATTGGAAAAACCATGATGGCAGTGATCGGGGGTTCCTCCGGAGTCCTGTACGGCTCTGCGTATCTGGCGGCGGCAAAGGCGGTTAAGGGCAGGGAGACACTGGACGGGCAGGGCGTCTGCGATGTTCTGGAAGCCATGCTGAACGCGATCATGTCCCGGGGACAGGCCCAGGAAGGGTGGAAAACCATGATCGACAGCCTTGCACCGGCGGTCAAGGCGTATAAGGCGGCGCTTGCGGAGGGAAAAGACGAAAAAGAGATCTGCGGGTTAGTAAAGCGTGCAGCCATCGACGGAGCTGAAAACACAAAAAATATGGAAGCGGTCAGGGGAAGGGCGACTTACCAGGCCAATAAAGGCCTGGGTCACTTAGACCCGGGGGCAGTGACCATGTCTTACCAGATCAGCACGCTGATGGATTGTATAGAAGAAAAATTATAA
- a CDS encoding ABC transporter ATP-binding protein — protein MAEKGYLSVRGIRKQFGGIVAVDQVSFDVNRGEVVSIIGPNGAGKTTVFNMLTGVYQVDEGTITFNGAEIQNQRPQNIVKAGMSRTFQNIRLFPDMRVIENVLVGAHIKTSYSLVDSIFRTGRFRKEEDEKVLQAIRLLRSVGLEERKDDYASNLPYGDQRKLEIARAIATGAQLILLDEPAAGMNPKESEELMLFIRSLKQQGYTILLIEHDMSVVMNISDRIYVLDHGKPIAQGVPSEIANNERVIEAYLGGVHTDAED, from the coding sequence ATGGCTGAGAAAGGATATTTATCTGTACGTGGAATACGCAAACAGTTTGGCGGTATCGTGGCGGTTGACCAGGTCAGCTTTGATGTCAACCGGGGTGAGGTTGTTTCTATCATCGGGCCCAACGGAGCGGGGAAGACAACAGTGTTTAATATGCTGACCGGTGTTTACCAGGTGGATGAAGGAACCATTACGTTTAACGGAGCGGAGATCCAGAACCAGAGGCCGCAGAACATTGTCAAGGCGGGAATGTCCAGGACATTCCAGAATATCCGCCTGTTCCCGGATATGCGGGTGATCGAAAATGTGCTTGTGGGCGCACATATAAAGACCTCCTACTCCCTGGTCGATTCTATTTTCCGAACCGGCAGGTTCCGGAAGGAGGAGGACGAAAAGGTCCTGCAGGCGATCCGGCTTCTGAGGTCTGTGGGACTGGAGGAGAGAAAGGATGACTATGCGTCCAACCTGCCCTACGGCGACCAGAGAAAGCTGGAGATTGCCAGGGCCATAGCCACGGGCGCCCAGTTGATCCTGCTGGACGAACCGGCTGCCGGCATGAATCCAAAAGAGTCGGAGGAGCTGATGCTGTTTATCCGCTCGTTAAAGCAGCAGGGATACACAATCCTGCTGATCGAGCACGATATGAGCGTTGTCATGAACATTTCGGACCGCATCTATGTGCTGGATCATGGAAAACCGATCGCGCAGGGCGTTCCGTCTGAAATCGCGAACAATGAACGGGTTATTGAGGCTTATCTGGGAGGTGTGCATACGGATGCTGAAGATTAA
- a CDS encoding branched-chain amino acid ABC transporter permease, giving the protein MADRQNEKHSYLYQFEYFMVKNRKFLLIALALIVCLLPKLNNNQYFLTVLVKMAVYAMFGLGLNILTGYTGLVSLGHAGFVAVGAYTASLCAVKLGWGFFPSFLLGMLVAGVVGILLGLPTLRLTGTYLSIVTLGFGEIIKMITMNWSSVTNGTLGVKNIPKPELFGIKLTIANHGLYYLVAVMLLVCTLFCIVLVKSRTGRALQAIKGDELASVMMGINTTYYKILAFVISACICAAAGALYATLIGYIDPNTFNFDVSTMILSIVILGGMGTIRGMFLGAVILIGLPEVSRFLMSYRFVLYGVILVVMMRFRPQGLLGWKSQMPYKLSRNVEMQLKTMSTEEAGING; this is encoded by the coding sequence ATGGCAGATAGACAGAATGAAAAACACAGCTATTTATATCAGTTTGAATATTTTATGGTAAAAAACCGGAAGTTTTTGCTGATTGCCCTTGCGCTTATTGTGTGCCTGCTTCCGAAGCTCAATAATAACCAGTATTTTCTGACGGTGCTGGTGAAGATGGCGGTGTATGCCATGTTCGGATTGGGACTGAATATCCTGACGGGCTATACGGGGCTTGTTTCGCTTGGACATGCCGGGTTTGTGGCGGTTGGCGCTTATACGGCTTCTCTCTGTGCGGTCAAGCTGGGATGGGGATTTTTCCCTTCCTTTCTTTTAGGTATGCTGGTGGCCGGTGTGGTTGGCATACTTTTGGGGCTGCCAACCCTGAGACTTACGGGAACGTATCTTTCGATCGTCACACTGGGCTTTGGCGAGATCATCAAGATGATCACCATGAACTGGTCCTCCGTGACCAACGGGACCCTGGGAGTAAAAAACATTCCCAAACCGGAGTTGTTTGGAATAAAACTCACAATCGCAAACCACGGACTGTATTACCTGGTTGCGGTGATGCTGTTGGTTTGTACGCTGTTCTGCATCGTACTGGTGAAATCCAGGACGGGAAGGGCTCTGCAGGCGATCAAGGGAGATGAGCTGGCCAGCGTGATGATGGGGATCAACACGACCTATTATAAAATCCTGGCGTTTGTTATCTCCGCCTGTATCTGCGCGGCTGCAGGAGCCTTATATGCCACACTGATCGGATACATAGATCCCAACACCTTTAACTTCGATGTATCCACCATGATCCTGTCGATCGTGATACTTGGAGGAATGGGGACGATCCGGGGCATGTTCCTCGGCGCGGTGATCCTGATTGGATTGCCGGAGGTTTCCCGGTTCCTGATGTCATACCGGTTTGTACTTTACGGAGTGATCCTGGTGGTAATGATGCGGTTCCGTCCCCAGGGACTCCTGGGCTGGAAATCCCAGATGCCCTACAAGCTGTCCAGGAATGTTGAGATGCAGCTGAAAACGATGAGTACAGAGGAGGCAGGAATCAATGGCTGA
- a CDS encoding branched-chain amino acid ABC transporter permease has protein sequence MIAQQIFNGLALGMSYALIAVGYSLVFGILRLVNFSHGAVYAFGAQMALVFISIKFGIIPSLLLSILLTGVLGVVIDKMALEPLRKKKSIPIASLITTIGISNIVTNLLIAIFGSEKRAFPSLFHFGNVQIGNIVISSTQIGMCVVSLVLMLVLVGIVFCTKTGLAMRASEQNPKAANLMGINVNLVISITFFLSGVSAAIAGSLVGSYYQIVYPNMGFMAGLKAFAAAVLGGIGSLPGAIVGGLIVGISESMAATMLGSTYRDSMAFIILILVLIVRPNGLFGKKGITKV, from the coding sequence ATGATTGCTCAACAGATATTTAATGGCCTTGCATTGGGAATGAGCTATGCGCTCATTGCAGTAGGGTATTCCCTCGTGTTTGGAATCCTGAGGCTGGTCAATTTTTCACACGGCGCTGTTTACGCGTTTGGTGCACAGATGGCGCTTGTATTTATCAGCATTAAATTTGGCATCATACCGAGTCTGCTGCTGAGTATCCTGCTGACAGGCGTGCTGGGAGTCGTGATAGACAAGATGGCTCTGGAACCTCTCAGAAAAAAGAAATCCATTCCGATTGCCTCTCTGATCACAACGATCGGAATCTCCAATATTGTGACCAATCTTCTTATTGCAATATTCGGAAGTGAGAAGCGTGCGTTCCCCTCCCTGTTTCATTTTGGAAATGTGCAGATCGGGAATATCGTGATCTCCTCTACACAGATTGGAATGTGCGTGGTTTCTCTGGTATTGATGCTGGTCCTGGTCGGGATTGTATTCTGCACGAAGACGGGGCTTGCAATGAGGGCATCAGAGCAAAATCCCAAAGCTGCAAATTTAATGGGAATCAATGTGAACCTTGTTATTTCCATCACGTTTTTCCTGAGCGGCGTCTCGGCGGCGATCGCCGGTTCCCTTGTGGGCAGCTACTATCAGATCGTATATCCCAATATGGGATTTATGGCGGGACTTAAAGCCTTTGCGGCGGCAGTTCTGGGCGGAATCGGAAGCCTGCCGGGGGCGATCGTCGGGGGACTTATCGTGGGGATCTCCGAGTCGATGGCGGCCACCATGCTGGGGTCAACCTATCGGGACTCGATGGCTTTTATCATCCTGATTCTTGTTTTGATTGTAAGACCAAACGGGCTATTCGGAAAGAAAGGGATTACAAAGGTATAG
- a CDS encoding ABC transporter ATP-binding protein — MLKINNLNTYYGPIHALKGVNLEIKQGEIVSLIGSNGAGKSTLLNTIVGLARSSEGSVEFMGKDITNPYSHMMTRMGISISPEGREVFPALTVEENLRLGAYTVSDKQQIADSYERVYHIFPRLKERVKQTAGTLSGGEQQMLAIGRALMCNPKLLLLDEPSLGLAPNFVLMIFDLIQAINLQGVTILLIEQNANMALKTSNRAYVLENGRIAMSGNAEEIANDPRVKKAYLGLG, encoded by the coding sequence ATGCTGAAGATTAACAATTTGAATACATACTATGGTCCGATACACGCGCTCAAAGGTGTGAATCTGGAGATCAAACAGGGCGAGATCGTTTCCCTCATAGGCAGCAACGGAGCAGGCAAGTCAACGCTGTTAAACACCATCGTCGGTTTGGCGAGATCCTCGGAGGGAAGCGTGGAGTTTATGGGAAAGGATATTACGAACCCGTACTCCCATATGATGACCAGAATGGGAATCAGCATTTCACCAGAGGGGCGGGAGGTTTTTCCGGCGCTGACTGTGGAGGAGAACTTAAGGCTTGGTGCATATACGGTGAGCGACAAACAGCAGATCGCGGACAGCTACGAGCGCGTTTACCACATTTTCCCCAGGCTGAAAGAGCGTGTGAAGCAGACGGCCGGCACACTTTCCGGCGGGGAGCAGCAGATGCTGGCGATCGGCAGGGCGCTTATGTGCAATCCGAAATTACTCCTGTTGGACGAGCCGTCCCTGGGACTGGCGCCCAACTTTGTATTGATGATTTTTGATTTGATACAGGCCATAAACCTGCAGGGCGTGACCATTCTTTTGATCGAGCAGAATGCCAATATGGCTTTGAAAACCTCCAACCGCGCTTATGTGCTGGAAAACGGCAGGATTGCCATGTCCGGCAATGCAGAAGAGATTGCAAATGACCCGAGAGTTAAGAAAGCATATCTGGGTCTGGGATAG
- a CDS encoding L-2-amino-thiazoline-4-carboxylic acid hydrolase codes for MYSNTPEDRGQHIKDLRDAIEHRATWFYYMFTEAKKRGLDSEFAHEAIKKCGNFHGETKYTQTSDLKAFEKEFATENVKNIFQMDTCCTDSQMDVTFHYCPLVAAWRKLTDDEELIAEMCEIAMDGDRGICAQFKDFNFHLGKTIAKGDDICEVTFKKN; via the coding sequence ATGTACAGCAACACACCAGAGGACAGAGGGCAGCATATCAAAGATTTGAGGGATGCGATCGAACACCGCGCAACATGGTTCTACTACATGTTTACGGAGGCAAAGAAACGGGGGCTGGACAGTGAGTTTGCACATGAGGCGATTAAAAAATGCGGCAATTTCCACGGGGAGACAAAGTACACGCAGACCAGCGATTTAAAGGCGTTTGAAAAAGAGTTTGCCACTGAGAATGTGAAGAACATCTTCCAGATGGATACCTGCTGCACGGACAGCCAGATGGATGTCACCTTCCATTACTGCCCGCTGGTAGCGGCATGGAGAAAGCTGACTGATGATGAGGAACTGATCGCTGAGATGTGTGAGATCGCGATGGACGGTGACAGAGGAATCTGCGCACAGTTTAAGGATTTCAATTTCCACCTGGGAAAGACAATCGCAAAGGGCGATGACATCTGCGAAGTGACATTTAAGAAAAATTAA
- a CDS encoding GAF domain-containing protein, with amino-acid sequence MDTSLLGLIRNYTNHLAKILSDTLDTDILIIDTNMHIVGSAFKYLNLYTDIHFGTLISTIILENRNLIVEDKSRMQGCRKCSQFRECKMSSFVGVPIRYENQVIGALALILTRHRARFMFESLDSTVSFLENFADLLANKIENETRTIGLENRLKEVENIMDKMLEAVVYTDYYGNIVHVNQRFCDVLHYDRRLDSGNIREIFPYQIIQDYFLNYKDLSNERLTFEQDGQFFHGVVSSAKIYLSAAEFGTLFYFRPQSDFVKRINISEQGSLVTFEWMQQYFPQEELKRIEEKAGESKNLLIQGMDVELGLLLAKAIFNSSERNLHDLYVIYADNLYRELLRIYMLDEYGILRNADNSTVVVVQPERLPLYIQRKLAEFMKTGKVKFAKYTVRSNVRFLFCTDAELEPLVESHMFSMELYCQLGGNRISFERFSQDSALFHKYVLSGFDFYKKIYRNKNVEFSGEAVKYLRQRYEELGMHFVETLLEKTAAECTGKVTCRELEPIVSHCREGKDFCDLEQTAKGQIQEMLRKGYPKSQIADTLGISRATLYRRIREYSEDSHKEDSGKAGCGQDGISI; translated from the coding sequence ATGGATACCAGTCTGCTTGGATTGATCAGGAATTACACCAACCATCTGGCAAAGATACTGTCGGATACTCTGGATACGGACATTCTTATCATAGATACAAATATGCACATTGTGGGAAGTGCGTTTAAATATCTGAACCTCTATACGGATATTCATTTTGGGACGCTGATCTCCACGATCATCCTGGAGAACCGGAATCTGATCGTAGAGGATAAAAGCAGGATGCAGGGCTGCCGCAAATGCAGCCAGTTCAGGGAGTGCAAAATGAGCAGCTTTGTCGGTGTGCCCATACGATATGAGAATCAGGTGATTGGCGCGCTGGCGCTGATCCTGACGCGGCACCGGGCCAGGTTTATGTTTGAGAGTCTGGATTCTACGGTTTCATTCCTGGAGAATTTTGCGGATTTGCTTGCCAACAAAATTGAAAATGAGACGAGGACCATAGGTCTGGAGAACCGGCTGAAGGAAGTCGAAAATATTATGGACAAGATGCTGGAAGCGGTGGTTTATACGGATTATTACGGGAATATCGTCCATGTAAACCAGAGGTTCTGCGATGTTCTGCACTATGACAGAAGGCTGGATAGTGGAAATATACGTGAAATATTTCCGTATCAGATTATCCAGGACTATTTTTTGAACTATAAGGATCTCAGCAATGAGCGCCTGACGTTTGAGCAGGACGGACAATTTTTCCATGGGGTAGTATCCAGCGCCAAAATCTATCTCAGTGCGGCGGAGTTCGGAACGCTGTTCTATTTCCGGCCCCAGTCAGACTTTGTCAAGCGCATTAATATATCGGAGCAGGGCTCTCTGGTGACATTTGAGTGGATGCAGCAGTATTTTCCACAGGAGGAATTAAAACGAATCGAGGAGAAAGCCGGGGAGAGCAAAAATCTGCTGATCCAGGGTATGGATGTGGAGCTGGGCCTGCTGCTTGCAAAGGCGATCTTTAACAGCTCGGAGCGGAACCTGCATGACCTGTATGTGATCTATGCAGACAACCTGTACCGGGAGCTGCTGCGCATCTACATGCTGGATGAATACGGCATTCTGCGGAACGCAGACAATTCAACAGTGGTGGTCGTGCAGCCGGAACGGCTTCCGCTCTATATCCAGCGGAAGCTGGCTGAGTTTATGAAGACCGGAAAAGTAAAATTTGCCAAATATACCGTGCGGTCCAATGTGCGTTTTCTGTTCTGCACGGACGCGGAGTTGGAGCCGCTGGTGGAAAGCCATATGTTTTCCATGGAGCTGTACTGTCAGCTTGGAGGAAACCGAATCAGTTTTGAACGCTTCTCCCAGGACAGCGCTCTTTTTCACAAATATGTGCTGTCTGGATTTGATTTTTACAAAAAGATCTACCGGAATAAAAATGTGGAGTTCTCCGGGGAGGCGGTAAAGTATCTGCGGCAGAGATATGAGGAGCTGGGGATGCATTTTGTGGAGACGCTTCTGGAAAAAACGGCGGCAGAGTGCACCGGGAAAGTGACGTGCAGAGAACTGGAACCGATTGTGAGCCACTGCCGGGAGGGGAAAGACTTCTGTGATCTGGAACAGACTGCGA